From Brassica oleracea var. oleracea cultivar TO1000 chromosome C3, BOL, whole genome shotgun sequence, a single genomic window includes:
- the LOC106328555 gene encoding disease resistance-like protein CSA1: MKQAITTNTTMPFFGTNKRVKQLQEKLMMGIPTHTRLVGVVGMKGSGKTNLAEMFFEEGKCYFLRHLFFRDKIGKNMESGAKRDLLVQQFQKNLLKISNTEEKINSKLLLVLDDFSDKEDIICLFGDRGWITPGSKIVIVASDKSLVEGLVDDTYVVPGLNQKEGLACLSYHAFGDATRCDSDEGNLRTLLDYARGNPLALSTLGKELYGRGNGQWVTIHEALANKNIQDLFKSCYDCLNRPQKDAFLDVTCFFISQDHEFVKTVVDSSCGDGTSVIKDLADKFLIEITSGRVEMHGLMYALGKYLASQNQWRLLNQQDIIQALEKKLDFAGAVRGIFLDMSEVSVARALGQKPFHGMKELRYLKLYTSCTRFPESDSKLNFPEGLKFSLEKVRYLHWHKFPLMELPEDFTPKNLVDLKLPYSNIIRLWDSSNDVTNLRWVDLSHSINLQDLSGLSGAGNLQRLNLEGCTGLKELPKEIMETMTSLLYLNMRSCTSLISLREITIKSLKTLILTNCSNLEKFQMILENIEALHLDGTALKELPESIKDRKKLVKLSLKDCTKLASVPDSVGKLQALGELILSGCSNLRSFPDVKGNMKMLRILLLDGTAINQVPQAFPSGSNGLQRLSLRGNLVIQTIQAHIGQLFHLKFLDLQDCKNLTSIPVLPPNLQCLDAHGCDSLTTVANPLAFLNLTDQIRTTLRFSQCNNLDEVSKSYVISYIQKKSQLMSSAFNRYSLSYVMESYTGACFPGCHVPEWFRYQEHGPVIETELRRHESENWLIGLDLCAVVSFQHCQDQISGFHVKCTFEFKNADGSLIRRLRCTVGGFSGTWTEPRKVESDHVFVSYTSLLEDQETEEDKKVCSSTKVSVKFEVIDDAGELVTRSVLKCGFSMVYEPEGTDHDKVSWEVGCDGPPNVADQNTDDDDEPMSFTTQEAEVIPIDGQGSNGDDEGQQQYYEEECRAKRQCIKDGSEK, translated from the exons ATGAAGCAGGCGATTACTACTAATACTACTATGCCTTTCTTTGGGACCAACAAACGCGTCAAGCAATTGCAAGAGAAGTTAATGATGGGGATCCCGACCCATACTCGCCTTGTCGGAGTTGTTGGGATGAAAGGTAGTGGCAAAACAAACCTAGCGGAGATGTTCTTCGAGGAAGGAAAATGTTACTTCCTCAGACATTTGTTCTTCAGGGACAAAATAGGTAAGAATATGGAGAGTGGTGCGAAGCGCGATCTGCTCGTACAGCAGTTCCAGAAAAATCTTTTGAAGATATCAAATACTGAAGAAAAGATTAATAGCAAACTTCTTCTTGTCTTGGATGACTTCAGCGACAAGGAAGATATCATATGTCTTTTTGGTGACCGTGGATGGATTACTCCAGGTAGCAAGATAGTTATTGTGGCAAGCGACAAGTCATTGGTCGAGGGACTGGTCGATGATACTTATGTGGTCCCAG GCTTGAACCAAAAGGAAGGGTTAGCATGCTTGAGTTATCACGCCTTTGGAGACGCCACACGTTGTGACTCAGACGAAGGGAACTTGCGGACATTATTAGATTACGCCCGAGGAAACCCGTTAGCTCTCTCGACACTCGGCAAGGAGCTTTACGGCAGAGGCAACGGTCAGTGGGTCACAATACATGAAGCACTCGCAAACAAGAATATTCAAGACCTCTTCAAGTCGTGTTACGACTGTCTGAATCGACCGCAGAAAGACGCGTTTCTCGACGTCACTTGTTTCTTTATATCGCAGGATCACGAGTTTGTCAAAACGGTGGTGGACTCATCATGCGGTGACGGTACAAGCGTCATCAAAGATCTCGCTGACAAGTTCTTGATCGAAATCACCAGCGGCCGAGTAGAAATGCATGGTTTGATGTATGCTCTAGGCAAGTATCTAGCATCACAAAACCAATGGAGGCTTTTGAACCAACAAGACATTATCCAAGCGCTGGAGAAGAAACTT GATTTCGCCGGAGCTGTCAGAGGAATTTTCCTGGACATGTCCGAAGTTTCGGTTGCAAGAGCCTTAGGTCAAAAACCCTTTCACGGAATGAAAGAGCTCCGATACCTAAAGTTGTATACATCTTGTACACGTTTTCCTGAATCAGACAGCAAGTTAAACTTTCCAGAAGGACTTAAGTTTTCGTTGGAAAAGGTTCGATATCTCCACTGGCATAAATTCCCTTTAATGGAACTCCCAGAGGACTTCACACCCAAGAATCTTGTCGACCTCAAGCTTCCTTACAGCAACATTATACGACTTTGGGACAGTTCTAAT GATGTGACAAACTTAAGATGGGTTGATCTCAGTCACTCCATAAACCTTCAAGACTTATCAGGTTTATCAGGAGCTGGAAATCTTCAAAGATTGAACCTTGAAGGGTGCACAGGATTAAAAGAATTACCAAAGGAGATAATGGAAACTATGACAAGCCTTCTTTACTTGAACATGAGAAGCTGCACAAGTCTCATATCTCTCCGCGAGATCACTATCAAGTCTCTTAAAACACTTATCCTCACCAACTGCTCTAATCTTGAGAAGTTTCAGATGATTTTAGAAAACATAGAAGCTCTACATTTGGATGGTACTGCGTTAAAAGAACTTCCTGAATCCATTAAAGACCGGAAGAAGCTAGTCAAATTGAGCTTGAAGGACTGTACAAAGCTAGCAAGCGTTCCTGATTCTGTAGGCAAGCTGCAGGCTCTTGGAGAACTGATACTCTCTGGTTGTTCAAATCTCAGGAGTTTTCCGGACGTCAAAGGGAACATGAAAATGTTGCGGATTCTATTGCTTGATGGAACTGCAATAAACCAGGTGCCTCAAGCGTTCCCCTCTGGTTCCAATGGTTTACAACGGCTTTCTTTGAGAGGAAATCTTGTGATCCAAACCATCCAAGCTCACATCGGTCAGCTCTTTCATCTGAAGTTTCTTGACTTGCAAGATTGCAAGAACCTCACATCAATTCCGGTGCTTCCACCAAACCTTCAATGCTTAGATGCGCATGGTTGTGACTCGCTGACGACAGTAGCCAACCCACTAGCCTTTCTTAATCTGACCGATCAGATTCGTACCACACTCAGATTCTCTCAATGCAACAATCTGGATGAAGTTTCAAAGAGCTATGTCATATCCTACATTCAGAAAAAGAGCCAGTTGATGTCTAGTGCATTTAACCGCTATAGTTTG AGTTATGTTATGGAATCTTATACTGGAGCTTGCTTTCCTGGGTGTCATGTTCCTGAATGGTTCCGGTACCAAGAGCATGGACCAGTGATAGAGACAGAGTTAAGAAGACACGAGAGTGAAAACTGGCTTATCGGACTAGATCTTTGTGCAGTTGTCTCGTTTCAACATTGCCAAGATCAAATCAGTGGTTTTCATGTGAAATGCACTTTTGAATTCAAGAATGCGGATGGTTCTTTAATTAGGCGTTTACGTTGCACAGTAGGAGGTTTTTCAGGAACATGGACTGAGCCGCGTAAGGTTGAATCAGATCATGTCTTTGTTAGCTACACAAGCTTGTTGGAAGATCAAGAAACAGAGGAAGATAAGAAGGTGTGTAGTTCCACTAAGGTTTCCGTTAAATTTGAAGTGATTGATGATGCAGGTGAGTTAGTGACGCGCTCGGTGCTTAAATGCGGTTTCAGTATGGTGTATGAACCCGAGGGAACTGATCATGATAAGGTCTCTTGGGAAGTGGGCTGTGATGGACCCCCAAATGTGGCTGATCAGAATACCGATGATGATGATGAACCCATGTCATTCACTACTCAAGAAGCAGAAGTAATCCCCATAGATGGACAAGGTTCTAATGGTGACGACGAAGGTCAACAACAATATTATGAAGAAGAATGCAGAGCTAAACGACAGTGCATCAAGGATGGATCTGAAAAGTAA
- the LOC106330036 gene encoding general transcription factor IIF subunit 1-like has protein sequence MAVETRWGKRKENPTEEEGPRVKFAKTVSGENAEKTTTEKTTMEESEMRAVEVVESMAKTTDESTAKTTDVSMEMTQTTDVSTEKMRKDSPENTAEMTEPFNVVAEAAPTTLNKGPGDEENEETASGDEEYEETAYGDEENEKTASGDEVNEKTASGDEGNEGSEEEQEKPDGENESSNQDYEDYEEKPPDGENEVNARSEEEQANGEGEEEANENGNPPEPQVDIWAILPQLSSRRKKAWWDELVKITLKLMRTVDKKVDQLDGRLAPLEEFVKEAQAKAGEEEAPAQEKAKKHKRRKK, from the exons ATGGCGGTCGAAACGCGATGGGGTAAGAGGAAGGAGAATCCAACGGAGGAAGAGGGTCCGAGAGTGAAGTTTGCAAAGACGGTCTCCGGAGAAAATGCGGAGAAGACGACGACGGAGAAGACGACGATGGAGGAGAGTGAAATGAGGGCGGTGGAGGTTGTTGAATCGATGGCAAAGACGACGGATGAATCGACGGCAAAGACGACAGATGTCTCGATGGAGATGACTCAGACGACGGATGTCTCGACGGAGAAGATGAGAAAGGACTCGCCTGAGAATACGGCGGAGATGACGGAGCCGTTTAATGTGGTTGCAGAAGCTGCTCCGACGACACTGAACAAAGGTCCAGGAGATGAAGAGAATGAGGAAACCGCTTCTGGAGATGAAGAGTATGAGGAAACCGCTTATGGAGATGAAGAGAATGAGAAAACCGCTTCCGGAGATGAAGTGAATGAGAAAACCGCTTCTGGAGATGAAGGGAATGAGGGTTCTGAAGAAGAACAAGAAAAACCAGATGGAGAGAATGAGAGTTCTAACCAGGACTATGAAGATTATGAAGAAAAACCTCCAGATGGAGAGAACGAAGTGAATGCACGTTCGGAAGAAGAACAAGCAAATGGAGAAGGAGAAGAGGAAGCAAACGAGAATGGGAATCCACCTGAACCTCAG GTTGATATCTGGGCTATTCTGCCACAACTATCCTCTCGGCGAAAAAAAGCTTGGTGGGACGAA TTGGTGAAAATAACGTTGAAACTGATGAGAACAGTTGACAAGAAGGTTGACCAATTGGATGGGAGGTTGGCCCCACTTGAGGAGTTTGTCAAGGAGGCACAAGCTAAAGCAGGAGAAGAAGAAGCACCAGCACAAGAGAAAGCAAAGAAACATAAACGCAGGAAGAAGTGA